One Opitutus sp. ER46 genomic region harbors:
- a CDS encoding DNA-directed RNA polymerase subunit omega — protein sequence MRDDYLQNALQVIDDPMVLINVVSRRVKQLRRGNRALIVSLEKLSAEDLALREIAEGKITFELATEEEIAVGSSGPGGKPVHKAAFPSV from the coding sequence ATGCGCGACGACTATCTCCAAAACGCTCTCCAGGTGATCGATGACCCGATGGTCCTCATCAATGTCGTCTCCCGCCGCGTGAAGCAGCTCCGGCGGGGCAACCGGGCCCTGATCGTCTCCCTCGAGAAACTGTCCGCCGAGGACCTCGCCCTCCGCGAAATCGCCGAGGGGAAGATCACGTTCGAACTGGCGACCGAGGAGGAAATCGCGGTCGGGAGCAGTGGCCCCGGCGGCAAGCCGGTGCACAAGGCCGCCTTCCCCTCCGTGTAG
- a CDS encoding family 78 glycoside hydrolase catalytic domain — translation MNRLVQKTVCLAALTVAGWLPSVQAQAPTAGLEAYDLRCDGAVDPLGVDSAPPRLSWKLRSSERAQGQTAWQVLVASSLEQLRHDRGDVWDSGRREGDDQLHVPYAGRPLQSSQQVFWKVRSWNRAGRVSSWSTPASWTMGVLAAKEWHARWITDAALLRWVRAKIGYHSEETRDAAAPKWLRIDLRESRPIENVALYPIRQTMEEANGFPVRFRIEVAEDPEFAVVQTVAAFTEEDYRYTSTAAKTTVPTFVAPPGVRGRYVRLVTSRLRRDGNAHYLALSQIEITSGGRNVAPGATITASDSIESGRWSAAAVIDGKDVRGANARDNATLLARREFAAKPALRRAIVHVSGLGQYELTLNGRRVGDAVLSPGWTTYEKTALYDTFDVTALVRSGRNAMGLVLAGGMYNVRAERYGKFESLFRPLMAIAQLRLEYADGTVEHVGTDAQWRLSAAGPTTFSNIYGGEDFDARRTLAGWDEPGFDDHAWAEAVVHDGPGGVLRGASHAAPPLGTHEVLRPVAVKPLRPGVLVYDFGQNTAMMPRLRVRGAQGSVVKMIPAELLNPDGSIDTSSFMRGPNGSWWAYTLRGGVAEDWFPKFFYTGARYLQVELSAPTGAELPTVEALESVVVHTTSPAAGEFACSNELFNRIRTLVRWAQRSNAASVLTDCPHREKLGWLEQYYLNGPSLRYEFDLTRLYAKTFGDMADAQLANGLVPDIAPEFVIFSGGFRDSPEWGSAIILAAWQHLEWTGDDTPLRRYYPAMCRYADYLASRAQGHILSHGLGDWYDIGPKPPGVSQLTPLGLTATATYYADIRTLAAIAARLGRAEDAVRFDRRAEEIRAAFTRRFFDAAKGIYATGSQCANAMPLVLGLVEPADRARVLEALVRDTQAQGLTAGDVGYFYLLRALAGGGRSDVIHALNNQSEKPGYGYQLAQGATALTEAWNARRSSSHNHFMLGQITEWFYRDLAGLGTDPDAPGFKRALFRPQPVGDVTWVRATHESPRGRIVSAWKRAAGRFEYEVEIPANTTATVVVPTVAADKVIESGVPAERSPGVRRLRVEPGAVVYAVESGRYVFAAPLD, via the coding sequence TTGAATCGATTGGTCCAGAAGACGGTATGCCTTGCCGCCCTTACCGTCGCTGGGTGGCTGCCTTCGGTCCAGGCGCAGGCTCCCACGGCCGGGCTCGAGGCCTACGACCTGCGGTGTGACGGCGCAGTGGACCCCCTTGGAGTCGACTCGGCGCCGCCGCGGCTGTCGTGGAAGCTGCGCAGCAGCGAGCGGGCGCAGGGGCAGACCGCCTGGCAGGTGCTCGTGGCCTCGTCGCTGGAACAGCTCCGGCACGATCGAGGGGACGTCTGGGACAGCGGCCGGCGCGAAGGCGACGATCAGCTGCATGTGCCGTATGCGGGGCGGCCGCTGCAATCGTCCCAGCAGGTTTTCTGGAAGGTGCGGTCGTGGAACCGAGCCGGGCGCGTCTCGAGTTGGAGCACGCCGGCAAGCTGGACGATGGGCGTGCTCGCGGCGAAGGAGTGGCACGCGCGCTGGATCACGGATGCCGCGCTGCTGCGGTGGGTGCGCGCGAAGATCGGCTATCACTCCGAGGAAACCCGCGACGCGGCGGCACCGAAATGGCTGCGTATCGACCTGCGCGAATCGCGGCCGATCGAGAACGTTGCCCTGTATCCCATCCGCCAGACCATGGAGGAGGCGAACGGCTTCCCGGTGCGCTTTCGGATCGAGGTGGCGGAAGATCCCGAGTTTGCGGTCGTCCAGACCGTCGCGGCGTTCACGGAGGAGGATTACCGGTACACCAGCACGGCGGCGAAGACGACGGTGCCCACGTTTGTGGCGCCGCCGGGCGTGCGCGGCCGGTACGTCCGCCTCGTCACCAGCCGGCTGCGGCGTGATGGCAACGCGCACTACCTGGCGCTCAGCCAGATCGAAATCACCTCCGGCGGGCGCAACGTCGCCCCGGGGGCGACGATCACGGCGAGTGACAGCATCGAGAGCGGCCGCTGGAGCGCCGCCGCGGTGATCGACGGCAAGGACGTCCGCGGGGCCAATGCGCGCGACAACGCCACGCTCCTGGCCCGGCGCGAGTTCGCCGCCAAGCCGGCGCTGCGGCGCGCGATCGTGCACGTGAGCGGGCTGGGGCAGTACGAACTCACCCTCAACGGACGTCGGGTGGGCGACGCGGTGCTGTCCCCGGGCTGGACCACCTACGAGAAGACCGCGCTCTACGACACCTTTGACGTGACGGCCCTGGTGCGGTCGGGCCGGAACGCCATGGGCCTAGTGCTGGCCGGCGGCATGTACAACGTGCGCGCCGAACGCTACGGCAAGTTCGAGAGCCTGTTCCGACCGCTGATGGCCATCGCCCAGCTCCGGCTCGAGTATGCCGACGGCACCGTCGAGCATGTCGGAACTGATGCGCAGTGGCGGCTGAGCGCGGCCGGGCCGACGACGTTTTCGAACATCTACGGCGGCGAGGATTTTGATGCGCGGCGGACGCTCGCGGGCTGGGATGAGCCTGGCTTTGACGATCATGCCTGGGCCGAGGCGGTGGTCCACGACGGTCCCGGGGGCGTGCTGCGGGGCGCCTCGCATGCGGCGCCGCCGCTGGGCACGCACGAAGTGCTGCGCCCGGTGGCCGTGAAGCCGCTGCGGCCCGGTGTGCTGGTGTACGATTTCGGGCAGAACACGGCGATGATGCCGCGCCTGCGCGTGCGCGGCGCGCAGGGGAGCGTGGTGAAGATGATTCCTGCCGAGCTCCTCAACCCGGATGGCTCGATCGACACGAGCTCCTTCATGCGCGGCCCGAATGGCTCGTGGTGGGCCTACACGTTGCGCGGGGGCGTCGCCGAGGACTGGTTTCCGAAGTTCTTCTATACCGGCGCGCGCTACCTGCAGGTCGAACTCTCGGCGCCGACGGGCGCGGAATTGCCGACGGTCGAGGCGCTCGAAAGCGTGGTCGTGCACACGACCTCGCCAGCCGCGGGCGAGTTCGCGTGCTCCAACGAGCTGTTCAACCGGATCCGCACGCTGGTCCGCTGGGCGCAGCGCAGCAACGCGGCGTCGGTCCTGACCGATTGCCCTCATCGCGAGAAACTCGGCTGGCTGGAGCAGTATTACCTGAACGGGCCGTCGCTGCGCTATGAGTTCGATCTCACGCGACTCTACGCGAAGACCTTCGGCGACATGGCCGACGCGCAACTGGCGAACGGTCTCGTGCCGGACATCGCGCCCGAGTTCGTGATCTTCTCCGGCGGCTTCCGCGATTCGCCGGAGTGGGGAAGCGCGATCATCCTCGCGGCCTGGCAGCACCTCGAGTGGACGGGCGACGACACACCCTTGCGGCGCTACTATCCGGCAATGTGCCGGTATGCTGACTATCTGGCCAGCCGGGCGCAGGGACACATCCTCAGCCACGGCCTCGGCGACTGGTACGACATCGGGCCGAAGCCGCCCGGGGTGTCGCAACTGACCCCGCTCGGGTTGACCGCCACGGCGACGTACTACGCGGACATCCGCACCCTCGCGGCGATCGCGGCGCGGCTCGGGCGCGCCGAGGACGCCGTCCGGTTTGATCGCCGGGCGGAGGAGATTCGGGCGGCCTTCACCCGGCGCTTCTTTGATGCCGCGAAGGGGATCTACGCCACCGGTTCGCAGTGCGCCAACGCGATGCCGCTCGTGCTGGGGTTGGTCGAGCCGGCGGATCGGGCCCGGGTGCTCGAGGCGCTCGTGCGCGATACCCAGGCGCAGGGACTGACGGCGGGGGACGTGGGCTATTTCTACCTGCTGCGGGCGCTGGCGGGTGGTGGCCGCTCGGACGTCATTCACGCGCTCAACAACCAGTCGGAGAAGCCTGGATACGGCTACCAACTGGCGCAGGGCGCCACCGCGCTCACAGAAGCGTGGAACGCCCGCCGCTCCTCCTCGCACAATCATTTCATGCTCGGCCAGATCACCGAGTGGTTTTACCGCGACCTGGCCGGTCTCGGCACCGATCCCGACGCGCCCGGCTTCAAGCGGGCGCTCTTCCGGCCTCAGCCGGTGGGCGATGTCACGTGGGTGCGCGCGACGCACGAGTCCCCGCGCGGCCGGATCGTGTCCGCGTGGAAACGCGCCGCGGGCCGCTTCGAGTATGAGGTCGAGATCCCGGCGAACACGACCGCGACGGTCGTGGTGCCGACCGTGGCCGCGGACAAGGTGATCGAGAGCGGCGTGCCGGCCGAGCGCAGTCCCGGGGTCCGGCGTTTGCGCGTCGAACCGGGCGCGGTGGTGTACGCGGTCGAGTCCGGCAGGTACGTCTTTGCTGCGCCGCTGGATTGA
- a CDS encoding LicD family protein → MKAGPINPESAADDAVAVAPPIDPAVAGRIYWLVQGFAEIAARAGIRFWLSEGTLLGVVRHGGLIPWDDDADLHFFAKDERALWARREEFRARGCDLCRWWGGYKVYWQGGEPVPGHPHRYPAIDLFPARRNWRGRIVYARLRARLVWPRVYLREDELFPLVERPFGPLRLPCPREHDAYFVRNYGPDWATVAYRTFDHRLERRVARRRVVLTDFRPAGYVWPAEPS, encoded by the coding sequence ATGAAGGCGGGGCCGATCAATCCCGAGTCCGCCGCTGACGACGCCGTGGCGGTGGCTCCGCCGATCGATCCGGCCGTGGCGGGGCGGATCTACTGGCTCGTGCAGGGGTTCGCGGAGATCGCCGCGCGCGCCGGCATCCGTTTCTGGCTGAGCGAAGGCACGCTGCTCGGGGTGGTCCGGCATGGCGGGCTGATCCCGTGGGACGACGACGCGGACCTGCATTTCTTCGCCAAGGACGAGCGGGCACTGTGGGCGCGACGGGAGGAGTTCCGGGCGCGCGGCTGCGACCTCTGCCGCTGGTGGGGCGGCTACAAGGTGTACTGGCAGGGCGGCGAGCCGGTGCCGGGCCATCCGCACCGGTATCCCGCGATCGACCTCTTCCCGGCGAGGCGCAACTGGCGCGGACGCATCGTGTACGCGCGCCTGCGCGCCCGGCTCGTGTGGCCCCGCGTGTACCTGCGAGAGGACGAGCTGTTCCCGCTCGTCGAGCGGCCCTTCGGCCCGTTGCGGCTGCCGTGTCCGCGGGAGCATGACGCGTATTTCGTGCGCAACTACGGACCCGACTGGGCGACGGTGGCTTACCGCACGTTTGACCACCGGCTCGAGCGGCGCGTGGCGCGCCGCCGGGTGGTGCTGACTGATTTTCGCCCGGCCGGCTACGTGTGGCCGGCCGAGCCCTCCTGA
- a CDS encoding glycosyltransferase, protein MIPRIIHQTWKTRELTGEFAAYQASWRRLHPDWEYRFYDDADCRRLVAEGFPELLALYEALPRAVLRADLFRYLAVCRHGGIYADIDMECRKPHGPLLDRADLVLGVEETVSPIEARRLLNPYRTRIANCIFAAAPGHPYLRLAIDEIRQVAGRIDELAVVEATGPGLLTRLLHEHAAEFPYRLVPQICWTPPTRPPYPDLYPFMRHVWAIHHFAGTWKPNYRHIEPVGRVLRNAAAELRQNVREARSVTEVVQHLAVKIPPSPVWAEDLAFWRRRAGVRTVPLLGAAAGAAGRIGAAQNQP, encoded by the coding sequence ATGATCCCGCGCATCATCCACCAGACCTGGAAGACCCGTGAGTTGACGGGCGAATTTGCCGCGTACCAGGCGTCGTGGCGCCGGCTGCATCCGGATTGGGAATACCGCTTCTACGACGATGCGGACTGCCGCCGGCTGGTGGCGGAGGGGTTTCCCGAGCTGCTGGCGCTGTATGAGGCGCTGCCGCGGGCGGTCCTGCGGGCCGACCTGTTCCGCTATCTCGCGGTCTGCCGCCATGGCGGCATCTATGCGGACATCGACATGGAGTGCCGGAAGCCGCACGGGCCGTTGCTGGACCGGGCGGACCTGGTGCTCGGCGTGGAGGAGACGGTGTCGCCGATCGAGGCGCGCCGCCTGCTGAACCCGTATCGGACGCGGATCGCGAACTGCATTTTTGCCGCGGCGCCGGGGCATCCGTACCTGCGCCTGGCGATCGACGAGATCCGGCAGGTGGCGGGGCGGATCGACGAACTGGCGGTGGTGGAGGCGACGGGCCCGGGGCTGCTCACGCGGCTGCTGCACGAACACGCGGCGGAGTTTCCGTATCGACTCGTGCCGCAGATCTGCTGGACGCCGCCGACGCGACCGCCGTACCCGGACCTGTATCCGTTCATGCGGCACGTCTGGGCCATCCACCATTTCGCGGGGACTTGGAAGCCGAACTACCGGCACATCGAGCCCGTTGGACGGGTGCTGCGCAACGCGGCCGCGGAGCTGCGGCAGAACGTGCGCGAGGCGCGGTCGGTGACCGAGGTCGTGCAGCATCTCGCGGTGAAGATCCCGCCCTCACCGGTATGGGCGGAGGATCTTGCCTTCTGGCGCCGGCGAGCGGGCGTGCGGACCGTGCCGCTGCTGGGCGCGGCGGCCGGCGCCGCCGGGCGGATCGGCGCGGCTCAAAACCAGCCGTAG